Sequence from the Corallococcus sp. EGB genome:
GTAGGCCGCCGGGAGTGGGGACGGGTGAGTCGCCGGACATGGGAGCATGGACTAGCACTGAAGCGCGCGCTCTGCCCCTGACGAATCGCATGGGCGCCTGCCCGGCGAGCGTTCCTGGAGGGCTTCTCCCTGGACGCCAATGGGAGTCCTGGCCCGGCTCCCGCCAATCACCTGGACGTCGCGGGCGGGAGGAGCGGGGCCAGCCATTGCTTCCGCGTCTCCCTGCTGAACGCGGGCGCGTGGGCTTTCAGCCAGTCCGTCAGCGCCTGTCCCATCGCCTCGGCGGACGGGTAGCGGTCGTCCACGGACCTCGCCAGCGCGCGCTCGAGGATTCGCACGAGCTCCGCATCCAGGGAGGGGTTGTGCTGCCGGGCGGGAATCAGTCTGCCCTCCAGGACATCCTTGAATATCTGATATTCGGAGTCGCAATTCATGGGAAGGTCTCCGCACAGCAGCGTGTAGAGCAGCACGCCCAGGACATACACGTCGGCACGGCCATCCACCGGAGCTTCCAGCAACTGCTCGGGAGCGAAGTACATCAGCTTGCCGCGGAGAATGCCCCCCTGCGCCGTCGCCTTCCGCCACGCTTTCCGCAGCGTCCAGTGGTTGAAGCCGAACTCGATGAGCTTCACCTCTCCGCCGCTGCCCATCAGTACGTTCAAGGCCATGAGGTCTCCATGGATCAGGCCCACGAGCTGGTGCGCAGGCTGCAATCCCTGGCAGATGTCGATGCCGATGCTCACGGCGATGGGCTCGGGCAACGTCCGCATGCCTTGCCGCCGGTGCATGGACTGTACCCTGCCCAGGCTCTGCCCCTCCACCCACTCCCGGACCAGGAAGGGCTCGCCGTCGGCCACACCGAAGTCCAGGACGCGCACGACGTTGTCGTGCTGGATGCATGCCGAAAGGGAGGCGAGGTCGAGGAATTCCTCGACGACCGCGGGGTCCTCCGAGAGCGACGGCAGCAACCGCTTGAGGACCACGGGCCTGCTGCCGGCGGGGGCCTCCGTGTCGAGCGCCCGGTGAAGCGTGGACAGGCCGCCGATGCTCATCCGCTCCAACAGCTCGAACCTGCCAAACCGTTCGGTCCGGGGAGTGCTCATGTCCAGGGACGTTAACAGCCCAGGCGGGAACTGGAACTGCTACCGGTGTCGGGCGAGAAGCCAATCTCAGAACGCAGGGTTGCCGTCCCGCTGAATCCAGCCGTCATGCGCGGCGCCCGGCAGCACGATGAGGCGCGTGATGGCGCTTCCGGAGGCTGCCACACAGCGACGAGGCGGGAGCCGACCCAGGAGCGCACGCCGTGGCTGGATGAGGCTGGGTTGCTCAAGATCGTCGCAGCGCCGTCAGGCTCTTCCTCTCACGCGACGTGCGCTCACGCTGGGCGGCAGGTGCGATTCTGACGCATTTCGCGTATGGGAGGGCTCCATGAGCACAGGTCGTGTCATGGGATTGGCGGCGCGTGTCGCCCTGCTGGCGGTGTGGGGCTGTGCCCTCGGCGTGTCGTGTGTGAAGCGGCCCGTGGACTACGCACGGGAACAGGCGCGAACCCTCGCGCCAGCGAAGTTGGAGTCCTCGTCGCAACCCTCGACGGGGCCAGTCCGGAAGATTCGGGTCCGGGTCTATGCGGACTCGGACTATCGGGAGCAGGTGGTGCGCTGGCGAAGCAGCGTCGTATCCCAGTTGCAGCGCGCGAGCTCGGTGACGCAGGGGCAACTGGGCGTTGTCTTCGAGCTTGAGTCGACGCGCGAGTGGGCGCATCGAGGTGTCGAGGGCGAGTTGGAGGGTTCACTGACCGCTCTGGAGCTGTGGGATCCGGGCGAGGACGTGGACCTGGTGGTCGGCTTCGTCTCCGCGCTCAAGTTCTTCTCCTCCGCGCAGCATGAGTTGGGCATGGCCCGGCTGTTCGGGCGTCACTGCGTGCTGCGCGAGATGGGAAACCCGGAGGAGGTCCGCGCCATCATGGAGGCGTTGATCCACCTGCCCCAGGACGAGCGGCAGACGCTCTACGAGGAGCGGAAGATGCACAAGGAGACGTCCGTCTTCCTCCACGAGTGGGCGCACACGCTGGGGGCATTCCACGTGCGCAGCTCGCATTGGATGATGTTCCCGAGCTACGCACCGAATCAGGCGGCCTTCGCGCCGCAGACCCTGGCGTTGCTCAAGACCAGCCTTCGCCATGCCTCGGCGGGCCGTCGCGATGACGCTGCCGCGCGGGCCTGGGCGACCGAGCTGGGTGCACTGCTGGCCTCGACGTCCTCGCCGGACTGGGAGGGACCGGAGAAGGAGGCGGTCGTCGAATGGCTCGCGAAGGTCCGCGAGGGCAAGGCGCCGCTGGTCGTTCACCAGCCCCAGGCCCCCCTGCCTCCGGAGGACCGGCGCCGGCTCGACGAAATCATCGCGCTCGAGAAGGCGGGGCGCGTGGAGGTCGCCGCCCAGCAGCTGGAGCCCCTCACGCGACGCCACCCGGAGGACTTCGTCGTCCAAAGCCTGGCCTGCTACCTGGACACGCGTGTCGCCCCCAAGCTGGCGGCGACCCAGGAGAAGTGCGAGGCCGTCGCCGAGAAATTTCCCTCCGCGCCCGCCCCCTTGTTCCACCTCGCGAACCTGGCCCTCCAGCAGGGGCAGCACCTGGAGGCGCAAGGCCAGCTCGTGCGGGCGCGGCAGCGGATGGAAGCGAACCCTGGAACACCGCCGGAAGTCTGGGGAGACCTCGCGGCCTTCTTCAAGGAGACCTCCTCGGTCACGTGGGCGGAGCAGGCCATCCAGAAGGCGGGCAATGACTCTCGGATCGAGTCTCTGCGGACCTGGGCCCGGCAGGCTCGCCGCTGGAAGGCGCTGCCGGTGGATGTCTCCGTGAGCGGTGTCGCGGTGGAGCGGGAGGGAGAGTTCATCCGCGCGGCGAAGGAGGTCGAGGATTCCCTCGACAAGGGGCAGGCGACGAAGGCGCAGGCACGGCTCACCTGGCTCAAGCGGGAGTTTCCACGAGCGCCGGTGCTGCACGTGTTGGATTGCGAAGGCCACCTGCGCGCTGGCAGGACGGGGCCTGCGAAAGCGGCATGTCGGCAGGCCGTGGCCGCGCACGAGGAAGCTGTGCAAGCGCACTTCATCCTGGGGTGGCTGGCCTCCGCGTCGGGTCCCCGCGAGGAGGCGCGTACCCACCTGGAGCGTGTCGTCGCGCTGGAGCCCTTGCACAAGCAAGCGTGGCAACTCCTGGCGGAGCAGTACCGCGCCGTGGGGATGACGGAGGCGCTGAAGATGCTCCAGGGGCGCTATCGTGAGCAGTTCGCCCAGGAGCTGCGCTGAGGCGCGGCGCGCCTGCGCGTGGGGCACCTCGGGCCGCACGCCCAGGCCGCCACGTCCCTCACCCCTTGCCGCCCGAAGGCCTCCGCCAGTCGGGACATGGTCGGGCAGGCCGCGCCGTGCAACGCGTGTCCCTCCGGGAGGCCGTCGCCCAGGAATGCCATCCGCTCCTCCAGGCGCTTGGTGTAAGCGCCCTCGTCGTGGCGCACGGCTTCCACGGTGGCGGAGGTGAAGCGCAAGGGGCCGATCCTCACCCAGGGCAGGGAGGGTAACGGCGGGGGGCCACGCTCACGTGAGCGTGGCCCCCCGGGTCACGGGGCGATGCCGCGCTCGAAGGCGGCCAGCTGCACCTCCAGCTTCCATTGCAACGCGGCGCGCTTGTTGGCCGCGAGGAAGCCCTCGCAGCCCGCGGAGGGGGTGGCCTGCTCCGGCTTGTCGGAGGCGCAGGCCGTCACGGTCTTCGTGAAGTCATCCCGGAGGGCCCAGAGGCTGTCGCCCTCCGCGAACGCGTGCTCCAGGCTGGCCCGCGCCATCTGCTTGAGCGTCTTGTATTCGAGCCGCTGGTCGGTGGCGGCGGCGACGTACTCCTGGGTGATGTCGCCCCGCAGGATGCCCGAGTCGTCGGTCGACAGGGCGACCGGCACGTTGTTCCTCAAATACGCGGCGAGCGGGTGCGCTTCCCCGGACATGCCCAGCAGGACGCGGTTGGAGGTGAGGCAGATCTCCACCATCACGCCCGCGTCGTGCATGTCGCGCAGCAGGTCCGCGGCGCCGTCGCCGGCCGTCTCGCCCAGCACGTCCGCGCCGTGGCCGATGCGCTCCGCGTGGGCCTTCTCCACGGCCTCGCGGATGTGGAAGCTCATGTGCTGCTGGTCCTGCGCCGTGAGCACCTCCGGGATGAGCTCCCCGGCGTGCAGCGAGACGTGGACCAGCTTGCGGCCGACCTCCTGGTCGTTGAAGTCGTCGAGCGTGCCCAGGGCGAACATCTCATCGTGATAGAAGGCCAGCGAGTTGGCGTTCTCCTCCGGGGACACCAGGTTCACGCCGACAATCTCAGGCACCTGCTGGGCCAGCTCATAGGCATACACCCACTGCCCGAAGACATTCGTCCGGTCCGCCGTGCGGT
This genomic interval carries:
- a CDS encoding adenosine deaminase; its protein translation is MSACSEDDPPPPAEKTREERVNEHMESLRSDATALGTFLFEMPKGGDLHSHTSGAITTEKLIAWGAEDGACVNTTTYVASNPCAAGSVPLSQTESDRALRDAVMSAWSMENHPGPLLAAHQHFFDAFGKYGAVQLDSRNDDSYADILSRAGKHHQIYVELMQGFGAGRGGSLATPLFTSTDTWDKATLLAKRQQLIALPDFQSALTAQVTSIANTLKGARTLMGCETAHPDPGCGVEVRLIVSANRTADRTNVFGQWVYAYELAQQVPEIVGVNLVSPEENANSLAFYHDEMFALGTLDDFNDQEVGRKLVHVSLHAGELIPEVLTAQDQQHMSFHIREAVEKAHAERIGHGADVLGETAGDGAADLLRDMHDAGVMVEICLTSNRVLLGMSGEAHPLAAYLRNNVPVALSTDDSGILRGDITQEYVAAATDQRLEYKTLKQMARASLEHAFAEGDSLWALRDDFTKTVTACASDKPEQATPSAGCEGFLAANKRAALQWKLEVQLAAFERGIAP
- a CDS encoding serine/threonine-protein kinase, coding for MSTPRTERFGRFELLERMSIGGLSTLHRALDTEAPAGSRPVVLKRLLPSLSEDPAVVEEFLDLASLSACIQHDNVVRVLDFGVADGEPFLVREWVEGQSLGRVQSMHRRQGMRTLPEPIAVSIGIDICQGLQPAHQLVGLIHGDLMALNVLMGSGGEVKLIEFGFNHWTLRKAWRKATAQGGILRGKLMYFAPEQLLEAPVDGRADVYVLGVLLYTLLCGDLPMNCDSEYQIFKDVLEGRLIPARQHNPSLDAELVRILERALARSVDDRYPSAEAMGQALTDWLKAHAPAFSRETRKQWLAPLLPPATSR
- a CDS encoding lipopolysaccharide assembly protein LapB; this encodes MSTGRVMGLAARVALLAVWGCALGVSCVKRPVDYAREQARTLAPAKLESSSQPSTGPVRKIRVRVYADSDYREQVVRWRSSVVSQLQRASSVTQGQLGVVFELESTREWAHRGVEGELEGSLTALELWDPGEDVDLVVGFVSALKFFSSAQHELGMARLFGRHCVLREMGNPEEVRAIMEALIHLPQDERQTLYEERKMHKETSVFLHEWAHTLGAFHVRSSHWMMFPSYAPNQAAFAPQTLALLKTSLRHASAGRRDDAAARAWATELGALLASTSSPDWEGPEKEAVVEWLAKVREGKAPLVVHQPQAPLPPEDRRRLDEIIALEKAGRVEVAAQQLEPLTRRHPEDFVVQSLACYLDTRVAPKLAATQEKCEAVAEKFPSAPAPLFHLANLALQQGQHLEAQGQLVRARQRMEANPGTPPEVWGDLAAFFKETSSVTWAEQAIQKAGNDSRIESLRTWARQARRWKALPVDVSVSGVAVEREGEFIRAAKEVEDSLDKGQATKAQARLTWLKREFPRAPVLHVLDCEGHLRAGRTGPAKAACRQAVAAHEEAVQAHFILGWLASASGPREEARTHLERVVALEPLHKQAWQLLAEQYRAVGMTEALKMLQGRYREQFAQELR